One segment of Anaerolineae bacterium DNA contains the following:
- a CDS encoding HNH endonuclease — MVQCVLLNADYSFLNVITWKRAMCLVVKSKVQVLKYSKKIVRTAEGTLIKIPAVMKLVKIIRTLYRSRVPFSKKNILIRDGFRCAYCGNDKEKLTIDHIIPKSIGGKTSFENCVSSCKHCNNKKGGQTPKQANMYLKIKACQPTIAEFLRLKVRNLGINDLLKDFGIY, encoded by the coding sequence ATGGTTCAATGTGTTTTGCTTAATGCAGATTACTCATTTTTAAATGTGATAACCTGGAAACGAGCGATGTGTCTTGTGGTAAAGAGCAAGGTTCAAGTATTAAAGTATTCTAAAAAAATTGTCAGAACCGCTGAAGGAACTTTAATAAAAATCCCTGCTGTTATGAAGCTGGTAAAGATTATTAGAACCCTGTATAGAAGTAGAGTGCCTTTCAGCAAAAAGAATATTCTTATAAGAGACGGGTTTAGATGCGCCTATTGCGGCAATGATAAAGAAAAACTGACAATTGACCATATTATCCCTAAATCAATAGGCGGTAAAACTTCATTTGAGAACTGCGTTTCTTCCTGTAAACACTGCAACAATAAAAAAGGCGGCCAAACACCAAAACAGGCTAATATGTATCTCAAAATTAAGGCCTGTCAACCAACTATTGCGGAATTCCTGAGGCTAAAAGTCAGAAATCTCGGCATTAATGATCTACTAAAAGATTTTGGGATCTATTAA
- the ptsP gene encoding phosphoenolpyruvate--protein phosphotransferase translates to MLDTNAVELILNGIGASPGICIGKAYLVDKEGVNVVRKYFIEKENLRREVKRFKAAVKKANDELRVIIKNSNEDLRQQSYILETHIVILKDKMLYGKTIETIEDEGINAEWALKKVVSSLKSMFQNMSDPYLKERAADIVQVSDRVMKNLIGAEAVNIADICKRVILIAHDLSPAETSQIQLEKIKGFVTNRGGKSSHTGIIARTLEIPAILGLDQATGIIQNDDLVIVDGTTGTVVVHPTEETLLKYEERKIKYAEYRVAIARESHLIAETTDGFKLPVMGNIELPEEVVSVIDHGGDGIGLYRTEFQYLNSSVFPSEEDLFDKYMDVVEVIAPKPVTIRTLDINGDNAIAHFSKHDEANPALGLRAIRYCLQNPEVFKTQIRAILRVAAYGNVRILIPMISSYDEVCETKRILSEVADSLDKEGAVFNRDIEVGIMIEVPSAVTMADVLAENVDFFSIGTNDLIQYSLAIDRGNSRVAYLYNPLHPAIIRAIKHVADVAREKGIKVFMCGEMASDPIYMPILLGLGLDELSMNPQSIPAVKSMVRSLNIGEVKLFMQDVLKQTSATAIMKLVQDRYGSILYDKIYHE, encoded by the coding sequence ATGCTGGATACAAATGCAGTTGAGCTAATTTTAAATGGGATAGGGGCCTCTCCGGGCATATGTATAGGAAAGGCTTATTTGGTCGATAAAGAAGGGGTCAATGTCGTCAGGAAATATTTTATCGAAAAAGAGAACCTGCGGCGTGAGGTAAAGCGTTTCAAGGCCGCCGTAAAGAAAGCAAATGATGAACTCAGGGTAATTATTAAAAATTCCAATGAAGATTTGCGCCAGCAGAGTTATATTCTCGAGACCCATATCGTGATACTAAAGGACAAGATGCTGTATGGCAAAACAATTGAAACCATTGAAGATGAAGGGATAAATGCGGAATGGGCTCTGAAGAAGGTGGTGTCAAGCTTGAAATCGATGTTTCAAAATATGTCTGATCCTTATTTAAAGGAAAGGGCCGCAGACATCGTGCAGGTGTCCGACCGTGTAATGAAAAATCTGATCGGCGCGGAAGCGGTCAATATCGCTGATATTTGCAAGAGGGTCATACTTATCGCCCATGATCTTTCACCTGCTGAGACCAGCCAGATACAATTGGAAAAAATTAAAGGCTTTGTTACCAATCGTGGAGGAAAGTCATCACATACCGGTATAATCGCCCGGACTCTTGAAATACCGGCTATTTTAGGGCTTGATCAGGCAACAGGAATAATCCAAAACGATGATCTGGTTATAGTTGACGGCACTACCGGCACAGTAGTCGTTCATCCAACAGAAGAGACACTGCTCAAGTATGAAGAACGTAAAATCAAATATGCAGAATACAGAGTTGCCATTGCCAGGGAAAGCCATCTTATAGCTGAAACAACTGATGGATTTAAACTGCCTGTTATGGGCAATATTGAGCTGCCCGAGGAGGTGGTTTCCGTTATCGACCATGGTGGTGACGGTATCGGTCTGTACAGAACCGAATTTCAATATTTAAACAGTTCTGTTTTTCCAAGTGAAGAGGATCTGTTTGATAAATACATGGATGTGGTGGAGGTAATAGCGCCAAAGCCTGTGACTATCCGCACTCTTGATATAAACGGTGATAACGCGATAGCCCATTTTTCCAAGCATGATGAGGCCAATCCTGCTCTTGGGCTTCGCGCAATCAGGTATTGCCTGCAAAATCCTGAGGTTTTCAAGACTCAGATCAGAGCAATATTAAGGGTTGCCGCATATGGCAATGTCAGAATCCTGATCCCCATGATATCAAGCTATGATGAGGTCTGCGAAACAAAAAGGATTTTAAGCGAAGTTGCTGATTCCCTGGATAAAGAAGGAGCGGTCTTTAACAGAGATATTGAGGTTGGGATAATGATAGAGGTCCCTTCGGCTGTGACCATGGCGGATGTGCTGGCAGAAAATGTTGATTTTTTCAGCATAGGGACAAACGATCTTATTCAGTATTCACTGGCGATAGACAGGGGGAACAGCAGGGTCGCCTATCTTTATAATCCGCTTCATCCCGCTATTATACGTGCGATTAAACATGTTGCCGATGTGGCGCGTGAAAAAGGGATAAAGGTCTTTATGTGCGGTGAGATGGCCAGTGACCCGATCTACATGCCTATACTTTTAGGTTTGGGTTTGGATGAATTGAGCATGAACCCTCAATCAATACCTGCTGTAAAGAGCATGGTAAGATCGCTTAACATAGGGGAGGTCAAGCTCTTTATGCAGGATGTTCTTAAACAAACCTCGGCCACCGCTATAATGAAATTAGTGCAGGATAGATATGGCAGCATTCTTTATGATAAAATCTACCACGAATAG
- a CDS encoding cold shock domain-containing protein — protein sequence MANGIVKWFSDKKGFGFIEQEEGGDIFVHHSAINTSGFRTLSEGDKVTFDVEEGDRGPSAKNVTKV from the coding sequence TTGGCTAACGGAATTGTAAAATGGTTTAGTGATAAAAAGGGATTTGGTTTTATTGAGCAGGAAGAGGGTGGGGATATATTTGTTCACCACTCAGCTATCAACACGTCTGGCTTCAGAACTCTTTCTGAAGGCGACAAGGTAACTTTTGATGTGGAAGAAGGCGATCGAGGACCGTCCGCGAAGAACGTAACTAAGGTTTAG
- the smpB gene encoding SsrA-binding protein SmpB, producing MENKHNKIVTENRKARYNYYIEDTYEAGMVLLGTEVKSLRLGRANLQDSYAKIIGDEVFVCQMHIGPYPYASYENHEPLRRRKLLLHKHEIKKLYGKVNEMGFSLIPLKVYFKNGKVKISLALAKGKRKYDKRETIKKRDEKRELDRGEKA from the coding sequence ATGGAAAACAAACATAACAAAATAGTTACAGAAAACAGGAAGGCCAGGTATAATTATTATATTGAGGATACATACGAGGCAGGAATGGTTCTGCTTGGTACTGAAGTCAAATCGCTCAGACTTGGCCGGGCTAACTTGCAAGATTCATATGCCAAAATTATAGGTGACGAGGTTTTTGTTTGCCAAATGCATATTGGTCCCTATCCCTATGCCAGTTATGAAAATCATGAACCTTTAAGGCGCAGAAAACTGCTTTTGCATAAGCATGAGATTAAAAAGCTTTATGGTAAGGTAAATGAAATGGGTTTTTCCCTGATACCGCTAAAGGTTTATTTTAAAAACGGAAAAGTCAAAATAAGCTTAGCCCTTGCCAAAGGCAAACGCAAATATGACAAGCGTGAGACCATTAAAAAGCGTGATGAAAAAAGGGAGCTTGATAGGGGGGAAAAGGCTTGA